GGCAGGATCTGCACAATGATGAAGCTGGCAAAGAGCGAGTCTGTCTGGTTCTGTGGGAAGGTCTGCAGGATGAACTGGTTCAGCTGGGGGGCCGCGTATGTGGTGGTGCAGAGCAGCACCTGAACTGCATGCAGCAGAATTGTGTTTCTGGCTTTCTTGGAACTTTTGCTCGCGGTTTTTGCAGTAAACAGAATCTTGAAGTACGTGTAAAAGATAATGATCCAAACTATAACCAGATACACATAATAGGTGTAGTCTCTCTTCTTGATGGAGAGCGGATTTGGGAAGGCGGTTTCTCTGACACAAAAAACTCGGGAATGAAAAAATTCCAGCGGCTTTGTGGCCAGGGTGATGAACAAATCTGGAAGTACGGACACCAAGCTGGTCATCCACATCAATCCAATCAACCAGTTTGTCCTTTTGACCGTCCAGATCTGGGCGTGGCGGAGCGGCATGCAGATGGCGATGTAGCACTCCGCCGCCATGCAGGCCAGGTTCAGAGGCGTGTTCTCGCCGGTGAAGAGGGTGACCAGGACCAGGACGCTACAGATGGAAACGCTGAGTTGTTTGATGGTGTAGCTGATGACGAACAAGGAAATGGCCAGAATCAGCTGCATCATATCGTTGACCACCATGTGAATAAAAAGGATATAGCGAGGATTCGTGTTGAAAATCTGCGGGAAAAGTTCAGACACGTTCATTTGGGTTCAACAAATAACTGTTCAAATGTGACCGTTTCAGCTTTTAGACAGGTTATGGTCAGATTATAACATTTCTGTGGATTTCACAGACCTCCTTCCTTTTCTTCCAGTCTGACCTGCTTCTCGGAGTCGGACAGTGTTGTTCTTTTCTTCAGCTTCTCTTTTGACTCACACAGTTTTCTACAGACTGTTGGGCAGATTTGTGAGCACTGACCTGGTGTCTGGAGAAAGTGTGAATGAGACTGGCGTTGATGTAGACGATGGTGATCCCAACAGCCACCACCAGCACGTTCTTGGCCACGGCTTTGCCGAACGAGTCTGGATACAGAATCACAGACGTCGCGTTGACCGATGAAGAACTCATCCCTCCAGGAATAACGCTGCCTTCAAAAACATGTCACGTAGAAGAACGAATTCACAGAccgcagacacacaaaaacccaacatGAGCAAACCGCAGACAAAGACCACAGGCGTGTGATgtcacacataaaaaataaacacggCTGTTTCATTTGAAGCATCTGTCAAACCATCAGGGCAGGAGGAAATCCTCATTTCCATTGATGGGAAGACCTCTGGTCTACAGGTAAACAGCAGCTGATCTTCAGCTCACCTGTCAGGCTCCTGGCTGCtcagctgcttctgctgctttgtCCTCGGTGGAAGCTTCTCGTGTCTTTGCTCGCATTTGACTGCAGCCGAGATTCCCCTCTgaccaaaaacagcagcagcgcAGAACTTTCTCAGTACAGAGTAGCTGCCCTCCCTCAGCTGtggtgtttaaccctttaataatACAGTAGTGTCTTTAATTTACCAGTCAGAATCCCAACATCCTTGTTTCTAACTGTGAAGAACCTCGGACTGAGACAAACCTGCAGGCCATCCCTCAGCACAGCtgctgaactgaactgaacagAGAGGCTAACAAACCCAAACGCGGCCTTAAATCCCATTTACTCACAAACATCTGCAGACGGCGCCGACCGCAGAGGTCAGGGAGAGTCTGAAATATGAAAGCCAATGTTGAGAAACGCGATCGAACCCTTGATGGTTGAAGCGCTTTATCTTCATGTGATGCAAAAACCTCCAATGTctgaagaaacagcaacagctgtACTTTGGGGGTTCTCTAAAACCCCCAGGTATATCCCATAAATATCTAGACATATACCATAAAACCTATTCCTGCTTCATAACGATGGTTCATCACAGCAGCTCAGGCAGATGGTTAACATTTACCGTCTTCATTGAACCTGACGCATTGAAGCGGCCCCTTCAGAGAAAAGCTCTGCCTTTATGTGCTGTTTTCAGGCCCCCACCCCTGCacagtgtgttgttgttgtgtgttttgtgtcatACTGTTGTGCTCTCTGACACCAAAGCGGTGCTTTCAGTCATCAGGTGAAGATCAACAGGAGATCCAGGCCTTCATGGAGAACAGGGAGGAACATTCAGTTCACCAGAGAGGACACCAAGAATCACCAGCTGACCCTCCTGGACTGTGGAGTCCTTGGAGGTGAAGAGGGTAACCTGCAAGTAGAAACCCATCCACGTGGATCAGAACCTTCGGATTGACTGTCACTCCAACACAAACTGGGAGAATCCAAACTCTGAACCACAGAGTCAATGAGTCCCGAACCCTCATGGAAGCCAGAAGACAGGAAGAGGTTCATCTCAGGTCTGAGAACCTGTGGAGAACCCAGATGGACCTTCAGCAAGCCATCATCCCTTACCAGGAGGAACACAGAGGAAGACTCCTTTGACGGAGCAGCCAACGGCCTTTAGCTGAACAACAAGCCTGTTTGGGGCAAACAGAATGCCCCTTCCCCTTCCAGAGGCTGGAAGTGACTCGACGTTTTTGGGACCTAAGCTTCACTCAAATCTGGATCCACCTCAGTGACGTCCTTGTTTTCTCCACCTGGAGAGATTGGAACATGGAGGTGAATGCTTGAGGCATTGAGGCCGCTCCTGAGGAAGGAGGTGCAGCACTTCGGATCAGGACAGACCCTGACGAGATCTCCAAAGTGAAACTCTGGAAAGACCTGCCAGCAGGAAGGAAGCAGAGCACTTTCTGGGTATTTGTGTGAGAGGCTATTCCACTTTAACTGCCCCATTGTTCCATCAGGAGATCCGAGGACAATAAAGACCAGTCACAAGACAGCCCTTCCTTACACTGCAGAGCTGCTGGACGCTTGTCCACAGGCAAAACCTGACCGTCTTTCACTTGATGAGGACCTTAGCGAGAAAGTGGCAAAGACATAATGCAGCAAAACATTCAGTACTGATGACCGCTATGAAAATGTGGGGCCTTGGCAGCAAAGGAGATCCAGGAGGACCGGAACAGGGCCATCCCTGGATCCACCTGGCTTTAGAAAGAATCAGAGGCAGAAACTCGGTCATCTTCCCTGAAAATAGTGGGGAAGACTCCTAATGAGAAACGGCTTCCTGTGCCGTCTGGTGAAGGAGGATCAGAAAACCGGAGAGCCGGTTTAGCCAGGGAGGTTTCTCAGGCCGTCTGAGGCTGGAGAGGACTTTAAAGGCCAGAAATGTCCCACAACATCCCGATTTGTGAACAGGATGATGAAGACCCCCACATCGGGACTCATCAGGCCCCTCCTGCTAGTTGCTGGTCTTTGTgcgtttgtagttttttttttaatgagtccAGAAGGTGAAGATGGACTTTGGTGTCAGACTAacgaatggtaaatggcgtatacttatgtagcgctttctaccctctttcaaaggcccaaagcgctttacagtcacagtcccattcacccatgcacacacacattcaaacacacacacacacacacagtcacacactggtggcggctccgctgctgaacactggcaccaacctcccaccagaggcaaggtggggttcagtgtcttgcccaaggacacttcgacacatgggcgtgcaaggcgggaatcgaacctgtaatattacgatcatgggtcgaccgccctaccgctgcaccacggccgccccatgtTTTAGaatcacaggtttccagctccTCCACACTGGATGCTGTAATCAGGATGTGTTTTTCAGGTGTGTCCTGACCGTGCAGGTGGAGCAGGAGAAGCTGGAAAAGCTTCGATTTAGAGGAAGTCTGGTGAATGAATGTTCCTGTCGTGTTTCTTTAGACAGGGACGAGTGAATCTGCCCCAGAGGTTGATGTAACTTCAGGGAAGGGGTTGACAAACAAGCCTTCCTCTGCAGCCGCCTTGGGGACCTCCTGACATTTCCACTGATCTTCTGCGCCTTCAGGAAGCTCATCAGACTGCAGGACTCAGAGGAGGAAGGCGTCTCATCGGGCCTCGCTGGGCTTCACCGCCAAAGGTCAGCAGCACCCTCGGCGGGGGGGGTTGTTATGCAGAGCGGCATCAAAGGGATCCATTAGAGATTCTTCCTACAGAGCTGACTGTCATTAACGTCCACAGCTTTGTTTACAGGAATGATTGCAGCGGCTCAGGCTTTACAGACGGCCCAGCAGGGAGTTCAGACGCTTCCAAAACAAATATTCTCTTTGGACAGACTGTCGGGCGAAGCGGCGCCGACGGTCTCATGGCTGCATTGGatcatgaaacaaaagaaaaagaaactttttggaTCAGAAATAGTAGATTCTGACATAAAAGGATGCTGTTGGTTTTCTAATGACACATATtccttttctttgtgatttttccACAGTTTCCTTGTCGGAAAAGTTTCTgacaaacaaagtttttttttatttctaatcttGACTCCACGAGCTTCCTGTGTGAACAGACTCTTTTCTGAAGCTGCTTCATACCTTTTTGGGTAAcatggatgctggagcctatcccaacatCTGCCAGGTGCTCAGTTCCATCAGAgggacacacaaccacacactcatggacacacaaccacacactcatggacacacaaccacacactcatggacacacaaaaacacacttatggacacacaaccacacactcatggacacacaaacacacactcatggacacacaaacacacactcatggacacacaaacacacactcatggacacaaccacacactcatggacacacaaaaacacacttatggacacacaaccacacactcatggacacacaaacacacactaatggacacacaaccacacactcatggacacacaaacacacactcatggacacacaaccacacactcatgcatacacaaccacacactcatggacacacaaccacacactcatgcatacacaaccacacactcatggacacacaaccacacactcatgcatACACAACCACACGctcatggacacacaaacacacactcatggacacacaaccacacactcatggacacacaaccacacactcatgcacacacaaacacacacactcatggacacacaaccacacactcatggacacacaaacacacactcatggacacaaccacacactcatggacacacaaccacacactcatgcatacacaaccacacactcatggacacacaaccacacactcatggacacacaaacacacacactcatggacacacaaacacacactcatggacagaaccacacactcatggacacacaaccacacactcatgcacacccaaccacacactcatgcacacacaaccacacactcatgcatacacaaccacacactcatggacacacaaccacacactcatggacacacaaccacacactcatggacacacaaacacacacactcatggacacacaaacacacactcatggacagaaccacacactcatggacacacaaccacacactcatgcacacccaaccacacactcatgcacacacaaccacacactcatgcatacacaaccacacactcatggacacacaaacacacactcatggacacacaaccacagactcatggacacacaaacacacactcatggacacacaaacacacactcatggacacaaccacacactcatggacacacaaccacacactcatggacacacaaacacacactcatggacacaaccacacactcatggacacacaaacacacactcatggacacacaaccacacactcatggacacacaaacacacacccatggacacacaaccacacactcatggacacacaaccacacactcatggacacacaaacacacactcatggacacaaccacacactcatggacacacaaacacacactcatggacacaaccacacactcatgcacacacaaccacacactcatgcacacacaaccacacactcatgcatacacaaccacacactcatgcacacacaaccacacactcatgcacacacaaccacacactcatgcatacacaaccacacactcatgcacacacaaccacacactcatggacacacaaacacacactcatggacacaaccacacactcatggacacacaaccacacactcatgcacacacaaccacacactcatgcacacacaaccacacactcatgcatacacaaccacacactcatgcacacacaaccacacactcatggacacacaaacacacactcatggacacaaccacacactcatggacacacaaccacacactcatggacacacaaacacacactcatggacacaaccacacactcatggacacacaaacacacactcatggacacacaaccacacactcatggacacacaaacacacactcatggacacacaaccacagactcatggacacacaaacacacactcatggacacacaaacacacactcatggacacacaaacacacactcatggacacacaaacacacactcatggacacaaccacacactcatggacacacaaccacacactcatgcatacacaaccacacactcatggacacacaaccacacactcatggacacacaaacacacactcatggacacacaaacacacactcatggacacaaccacacactcatggacacacaaccacacactcatgcacacacaaccacacactcatgcacacacaaccacacactcatgcatacacaaccacacactcatggacacacaaacacacactcatggacacacaaccacagactcatggacacacaaacacacactcatggacacaaccacacactcatggacacaaCCACACGCTCatgcacacacaaccacacactcatgcatacacaaccacacactcatggacacacaaccacacactcatggacacacaaacacacactcatggacacacaaacacacactcatggacacaaccacacactcatggacacaaccacacactcatgcacacacaaccacacactcatgcatacacaaccacacactcatgcacacacaaccacacactcatgcacacacaaccacacactcatgcacacacaaccacacactcatgcacacacaaccacacactcatggacacaaccacacactcatgcacacgcCTTGGGACAATTAGAAGGGCGTCAATCACCCTCTGAGTTACGTTTATGACTGtgagaggaaccagagaacctgctaactccacacagaacgaacccagcagggatttgaaccaggaccttctggctgtgaggcgagagtgctGACCGCTGAACGCATAGCGGCTGATCACTTTGGTTTGTGTACCTGCTAACATGCACTGGTGAATGTTTGTACGTTTAGGACATTAACCGGTCATTAACGGCTGTCAGATTCAGctcatgtttgtttctttttcaaacagctggaTTCTTTTTTGGACTTTTGAGGTTCTGGTTCTTGATCAGCCTCTTCAGTCGTGTGGAGATCTAGTTTGGATTTCAGTATTTCTGTGTGACACCTGATGATCTGAAATGTGCATCGCGTAAATGTTTCTATGGTAGACGGCGTGTTCTTATGAAGCGCTTTTCTACCGTCCTCTAAGGCCCGAGGCGCTTTAcagacacagtcacacactggtggcggcgccgctgccgaacactggtgccaacctcccaccagagggagggggggggttcagtgtcttgcccaaagacgcTTCGCCATGGATATATTTATGGCAAGGCggaaatcaaacctgcaattttCTGATCAagggtcgaccgctctacctctgcaccacattTATATGAAATACTTGAAAGACAGTAAAATATCTACATGGAAAAATCTTTAGACTTCTCATCcagtaaacaaaaccaaaacattagTAAATAGACAGAAGTGGAAGTGCGTTGATGTCAGACGACCAATCACGTCGCTCAGATGTTTACTGATGAATGACAGATCTTCATGGAGCCGGTCTGTCTGAAGGTCACATGGTCGGAAAAAACTCAGACGACTCGTTTTCATCTAAGAGTTTGCTGGAAGAGAAAGTTCtggaacaaacatgtttttgtcagaTGGAGTGAAAGGTGGAGCGGGTAATGATGAccccagaggagctgctgctgaaagctcAGAGGGTTTCTGCTGCTCAGCCTCAGGCTCCGGTTTCCATCAACACAGATCTGTCAACTTTCCACTCAAACCCCTGATTTCCTTCTGTCCctgaatgacccccccccccccccccccccccacatacacacacacacacttccattaccggacacagatcagtttagACACAAGTTTCTCACAAGGactgtgtcagaattcagagcgcagttgtagcgcactagtgatttgcagcagcagcttcacatGTGAGCAGTtggaatcacagatttgaagttggaaCTCTAAATGAACTCATGCTAATGGAcgtttgtcagttcacagcagaagattttcacacacagatgcagattttttgatgcacaagtattcacattctgtattacaagttctagcatcaaatctacaagctcgTCCATTTAGAAACATTATTACCTTTAGAGGATCTGATGCACCTGTCCCTGAAATCTGTACAGAGAATTTATGTAGAGATcaaactccatccatccatccatgcatccatgcatccatccatccatccatcatccatccatccatccatcatccatccatccatcatccatcaatccatcatccatccatcatccatccatcatccatccatccatcatccatccatccatccatccattcatccatccatccatccatccatctatccatccatccatccatccatccatcatccatccatccatccatccatccatcatccatccatccatccatccacccatccatccatccatctatccatctatccatccatccatccatccatccatcatccatccatccatccatccatcatccatcaatccatcatccatccatcatccatccatcatccatccatccatcatccatccatccatccatccattcatccatccatccatctatccatccatccatccatccatccatccatccatccatccatcatccatccatccatccatccatccatcatccatccatccacccatccatccatccatccatccatccatccatcatccatccatccatcatccatccatcatccatccatccatcatccatccatcatccatccatccatccatccatccatcatccatccatccatccatccatcatccatccatccatcatccatccatcatccatccatcatccatccatccaaccatccgtccatcatccacccatccatccatccatcatccatctatccatccatccatcatccatccatccatccatccatccatccatccatccatccatcatccatccatccatccagccacccatccatccatccatctatccatccatccatccatcatccatccatccatcatccatccatccatcatccatccatcatccatccatccatcatccatccatccatcatccatccatccatccatccatccatctatccatccatccatccatccatccatcatccatccatccatccatcatccatccatccatccatccatccacccatccatccatccatccatctatccatccatccatccatccatccatcatccatccatccatccatccatcatcaatccatccaa
The nucleotide sequence above comes from Oryzias latipes chromosome 5, ASM223467v1. Encoded proteins:
- the LOC101173531 gene encoding olfactory receptor 187-like, whose protein sequence is MSSSSVNATSVILYPDSFGKAVAKNVLVVAVGITIVYINASLIHTFSRHQIFNTNPRYILFIHMVVNDMMQLILAISLFVISYTIKQLSVSICSVLVLVTLFTGENTPLNLACMAAECYIAICMPLRHAQIWTVKRTNWLIGLMWMTSLVSVLPDLFITLATKPLEFFHSRVFCVRETAFPNPLSIKKRDYTYYVYLVIVWIIIFYTYFKILFTAKTASKSSKKARNTILLHAVQVLLCTTTYAAPQLNQFILQTFPQNQTDSLFASFIIVQILPRSISPIIYGVRDNTMRKYLKRYLFCKVRTP